A stretch of DNA from Vulpes lagopus strain Blue_001 chromosome 12, ASM1834538v1, whole genome shotgun sequence:
GAAGTTAGTATTTCTACTCAAATGCTTTGTGGATGGAACTGATAGGCTTAGCATTGATTTCTGGTAACTTCTTCCTAAAATTAAAGTAAGAAATGTGTTTCCGTGGCTTTGGACTTGGTTTTGGCACCTTGAGTAATATGAcccttcttagaaaaaaatgttttaggggtgctgggtggcctagttggttgagcatccaactcttgatatcagctcatgtcttgatctcagtaTGGGGagttcaaaccctgtgttgggctccaccctcaacatggagcctacttaaaactacaaaaaaaaaaaaaaaaagaaagaaagaaagaagaagaaagaaacaatagtGTTTTAGAACCCTCAACTGCCAGTTGAACTAAATGTCTATCATGAAAATTGGTAGATTTGCttcctttacttttgttttctgtgactATCCAGATGTCAAGGAACTTAAATAggtattcaggaaaaaaattctccattGTTTCCCCTTCCTCACCTTACCAGTTAAAGCAGAAATAACTAGTGATGACATTTTAGGTGGTAGAATTGAAACACAAACCCAACTTCTGACCACATGGGCCACAGGCAATTGGCTTAAGCCCTTAGTGTGGTTATGAAGTTGGAGTGGACtgcaagggggtggggagattaCTTCTGCTTTCCTCCCAGAAGCTTTACTGGGTGGTGTTTTGATTTGGGGAGTAGGGGGGATGTTCCCCTTGGTAAAACgtgcttcctttcctcctctggtCCTCGATTGCATGAGGCTGGTAACAGTAACATTTCTCTctggtcaggttttttttttttgtatttgcaaaTATTGCATTTTTGGTTTTTACTAGTAGTTTTGTTCACTGTCAGTTCTAGTTTTTTTGCATGAAGAATTAGTCCATTAACTTGGCAGATTTGCAGCCTCTTTTTACTTTGAAGTAGATCTTCCCTGCGGAAAGTTTTGAATTTGATTGGTTTTCAATTTGTTAAGCAGTCTTATTTGGGGATAGGTAATTGACAACAGCAGTGACATTTTCCATTCTTAGGATTCTATCTAATTTATAATCCTTTTGTACTCACAGATTTTAAAATCCTCTCcaaaactggaaggaaatatcctgttgctttttaatttttgctaaaaGTTGCCTTTGAAGAgctgatcatttttaaagtaatttctacgcacaatgtggggcttgaactcacaaccccaagattaagaatTACATGAATGCTCCTTGTACTGAGCCAGCAGGCACCTCTAGAAAAACTGATCTTAATAGGCATCTTCCTTTGTCTTGTGTCATTAGCCTTTTGGTCACTTACTTAGGGTTCTTTGGAAGACAGGAGGATGCCTCTGTGGCTCCTTCAgttgtttgactcttggtttctgctagAGAAATGGtctcttggggtcctgggatccctgctcagcagggagtatgatCAGGATTCTCCCACTCCTCCCATTGAGTGAGCCCCTGCGTGCACTCGCTCtaaaactaaatctttaaaaggggcGGGGGGAATTTTGAGGCATGGTGAAAAAATTGTTACTTTGAAAGAGGAGTCATTAAGTGGCTCAGTTATGCACAATTCCCAGCCCCAAAATTAATCTAGAACCACTAAATAgcaccaataaaaatatttacttagcaCTCATTATATTACAGGAaatgttctaagcattttacatatattactcATTTAATTCACAAGTCACCCCTCTGTAAGATAGGTACTTATTTtgtcctcattttccagatgaggaaatgaggccCTGAAAGGTTAAGTAACAGGTTATACAAGCTGGGGCTGAGGTGGGAAAGAGGAACCTTTCCCAAGCAAGGGAAAGGGGGGAGCAAGATGGGGAGGGGATCAAGTTTTATTTGGGTGAATGtaggcacacttttttttttttttttttttttgcttagacACCATATTTTCAGTTATACCAAAAAGTAACACCATTGACTCACCCACTGAAAGTTGTTTACGATACAAAGGATGAATTTACTGTGTTTAGATATCCCCAATCTTTTGACTATGCCCCAGTATGGTTATGGAAGCTGGCTTGAGGAGGGGCTGTTGTTTGTAGTTAAGGATATTGTCTGTCCTAAGGGTAGAAATCCCCCTTCTAAGGATGGAGTCTTTGATCTTACTGGTTTCATTATATTCCTCAAAACATTTGGAGCTAATTGTTTTTGAGTAATTGCTCCAAACTTTTGGATCCAAATTTTCCCTTTGGAAAATACCATGAGATATAAAATTTCATCTGAAATTAAAAAgctattaaattttctttttaagggagAGTTTGGAGAACAATCAGGAATTCTGATTTCCTCTCATGGTTGGAGATAAAATTAGCCATTTTCCTCAAGAAAAGTGATATCCCAGCTCTTTAGTAATGAGAACTGGACTGTTTTCACTTGACCTCTACTTCCTGTTCAATGGGAAAACCCCTCTCCAGAGATGCTGTGAGAAAGATTGCTGGAGAAGGTTTTCTAGATCCTGGAATAAGAAGTTCAAGAGAGTCCAGCAATTTTATCATTAGGATAATGGTCTTCCTAACTACTAGTTTCATTATCCTCAAGCCTCATTTTCAACACGGTTTGAAAGGCTGCAAAGGAGGAGAGGCTAaactggggaggaagagaattTAGAGATGAATTACATAGACCTTGAAGGGAATGTGTGCACCAGAAGCAGACACTTGGAtacactgaatgaaaatgaaagaacaggcaGTATCTAAGGTCAGAACAGAAGGGCTTTAGTTTACCTAGTTAATTCCTTAGATTTACATCTTAGTTCACTCCTTATCTTGCATGTGCATATAAACCTAGGCttcctgaaacttttttttttcctccccagaaGAGCAATGGACATTTTTATAGGAGACCTAGGAGCCACTATAGCAGCTTAGCTGAGGGATGTGTGAGAAACTGTTCATCATTTTCTGTCCCCTCCTGTCTTAGGCTGACCTGGTCCTTGATGTGCTACCTGCTTCTGCTACTGATCCATACTGCAGAACTTCTCATTCATCCCCAAGGCCTTGAAGCGATGTCCAATAGGGAATCGACTCTAAAAGGAACCAGACCAACGAACGTTTCCAGCCCCTTCATTCTGGTGACTGAGGGAAGGAAACAGTGGGAGGGGTTATACATGTGTAGTGGATGGAAGGGAAACAGACTGTCAAATTActctctttagtttcttttacGAATAGAATTCTACAACCATATTATTTCTATTGTGTAAGTATAGGGGAAGTTCAAGATGGTGACCTTGATTAGAATGTGTCTAGAGAGGAGTAAATGGAGTGTATTAGATAAGAGACAGTTGGTTATGAAAGATGTTGAAGCCTTGAAATAATGTGACCatctgaggaattttttttaagccagagtttataaaaatatcactGATATAGCCTGCCCCCTCATTTCCCGCCACAGGAGACTTCTTGGACTGGAGACACTTAAATAGCTTGTCTCTGATATTCCCAGTAGCTACCTCTCTGTGAGGAAAGGATAGCAAACGTTCAGGACATCATCATACAAAGTTCCAGTAGCAGTGACGCCTACACGGAAGACATGGAACTGCAAACAGAGGCCGGGGTCACCTCAGTGACATCTGATGCCCGTCCAACCACAagttcaatttttgttttgtggggtGAGGAAGCAAACTGTACTGAAGCACTAAAATGATTTGTCTATACTTTCTCActcgtttttatttttaaattttttttggcgGGAGAGAGGGATGTTCGGGGAAGATTTCATATCCTATCTGGAGTTAAAGGGAGGATGAGAAAGCTCAGCCCTTCGCCCAGGAATAAGCCAGTCATGACATCTCTACGCGTGGGAAGTGTTTCCCTCGGCTGGGAGGATCTGAGGCTGCACCCCAGTGGGAGTCCTTGCCGCTCAGAGGTAGACGCGTATTGTAGCAGGAGTGCGAGGGTTTAGCTGGCTAGGGACGAACTACCAGGGGGGAGGGACGCTCGAAGTCCTAGGGGTTTCCCCCCAATTTGGAGCCCGCGCCTCCAATTGCTGCGTATATGGGGCTGAAGAGCCGGGTGACCGCCGTGGCCTGCGCCATCCGCCGAGGGTCTGGCAAGGACGCGACGCCGCCGGGCACCGCGTCTGGGTCCCGGGAAACGGCCCCGCCGTGCCCAACGAGCCCGCGCCAGACCCTGGCGTCCTCCatcttctctcctgctctccccctgctccAGCTGCCGGAGCCGCGGACCGCAGCACCACACACCCCCGCGGGGGGGGACGCCGCGCCCcatccccgcccccggccccaccccagcccccccgcGGGGGCCCTGACCCCACCGCCGGCGGGCCCTGGCTGAGCTCCGAGGCGGCGAGCCTGCGGCGGGGACGCCCGGGAGGGGtccgggcggccgggggcggcggcggccgggtcGGGGCTCCCCCCCCGCCCGCGCTCGCCGCGGCGGTGGTGCGTCCCGGAGGTTACCGGAAGTGGCCGCGCTCGGCGCTGCCATGTTGAGGagccgccgctgccgctgccgccgccgccgccgccgccgctttGTTGTCGCCTCCTCCGGCTGAGGAGGCTCCCCGAgcggggggagtggggaggaggggggtcgGCCGCCGCAGCCATGGAGGCCAACTGGACCGCGTTCCTGTTCCAGGTACTGGGGGCCCCCccgggggggcacgggggggaCAGGGGGGCCGGGCCCCGGgctggcgggcgggcgggcgggcgctcctcctcccctccctcccggcTCCGCGCTCCGGCCCGGCCTTAATCCCCCTTTGTTTTTCCGCCCGCCCGCGCCGGCGGAGCGGGGCTGCTGAGGTGAAAGGAGGCGGCCTCACGGGGTGCGGGGGAGAGAGCAGGCCTCGGGGTGAACCCCGGGCCCCCCCCAGCACACTCAGGCACACGCAGACACCCTTCCCTCCCGCcctgaaggggaagggaggaggccgGTCGCTGTCACCACCCGCGGCCCAGAGAAAGGAGGGCGCTGGGCCGCTGGCCGCTGGCCGCCTGGCCGCAGCGCGCCCGGCCCGGGCCCGCACGGTGGGGTGAGGGGGTCCCCACGTCCGACTCCGAGACACTCCCCACACACACGCACTTCATCCATCTTTCGCTCGCTCTCCTTCCTCACCGCCCTcccctctttgtgtgtgtgtgtgtatgtgtgtgttgacTTTCTGACCCCCCGTCCCCGCGGCTAGCGGGCATCCCTGGGTTCCCCGCCACTCCCCCTTCCCGCCGCCCCCCTCGTGTTTACCCTGTTGGGGGGTGTTGTGTGTCTCCCCTCCCCAAACTTTTTCACTGGATttacgttgttttttttttttttctcgcaAGCCTTTGCCGAGCCTTGGCAGCTgacaccctctccctctgtccagctCTCCCGCCGTCCCATTCAGCCCGGGGAATCCCCCAGCCTGGCCGGGGCGggaggagcggggcgggggggcggggggggcggggggtgccggGACTCCTGGAGGCCCGACCTTCTCCCGGAGCGCTTTTCCCTCTCGTCCCACCTCGAACGTTTCCTCCAACCAAGTGGGGGAGACGGAAAGTGGAGAGAGCAAACAAAGTCGGCTTACAAAGCCCCCAGATGAGTCATGCGTTGGGGTGTTggtctacacttttttttttctttttttttttgcaagaaacTTGAAAGTGTAGACGATACGTTGGCAGTCCTCTTGCCCGCCCATTTTAGGTGGGGGACCCCTGTTGGGAAGACCTAGGttggaacttaatttttttccctgcttcATTTCTATTTGCAAACGAAGCACTTAGTGGGCAGTAGTGATGAGCTCACGGGGAAACTTCGAACGGGAGGAGGTTAGGAAGCTTGTCACTTTAAATGCGTTCTTCCCGCCTCTCTGggttattttccttctttgaataACTTCGTGAAATCCCAGACGCGTTACTTGGGCGCTTGAGACCTTTTGAAACTAACCAGGAATGGATgcagaattttcaaaaaattcgCCCAGCCACGGGACTCATCCCAGTGGAAGTAATATAGGGAATTGGATAATTCGAACATTACCTGTAGTGTAGAGCTGGTGTATTGTTTTAAGACATATTTTCTCACAAATGTGAGTAATTCGATTTTTACGTAGTTGATTGAAATATGTTCCGGCTTCTTAAAATTGAAGATATGCAAAATTATGGAACTCACAAACTTTCTCATTCTGATCTGATACTGTTTTATCATGCTTTaagtcaactttaaaaaaatgcattgagaaaaaaaaatgataaataactaGCTGGCATCCAAATTGGTGTAAAGGTGGCAAATGCCCTCTCTAGAAAAAGCTTTCAAATGGTCGTTTTAAATATGGGATTAATGGGCCACCTAAGTGATTTTCATGTGAGGAATGATTTAGATTTACCATATTAAACCTACTGCCCATAAACTTCATGGAGATTGCAaaaaagagttctttatgtaAAGGAAAAACCAATAACTGATTTTTGGAAAGCTAATTGAACAATCCTTTGGaatacttttattattctttttctggaTAAGACAAATGCCAAGCATTTATTGATCAACTTGTTAattagattttatattatttaatttttttttcagcaattaaaatctttttttccaccTGATGGAGAAGTGTGAAAACTAATATTTGATCCTGGGCTTGGCAATGTGTGCAGTGAAAAttgttggaaaaataatttagagcCGAGGACAGTTGAATGGGTAAAGAGAATATTTCAGTCTTTTCTATGGAAAGGTATGAATAGACTTACTCAGTTTcagttttaagtaatttttactgGGGAAATGGGAGAGTTAAACtctcttgtttgtttcctagagcaTATTActgaatttatgttttaaaacaatttaatacCTGCTTGCTTTCCAGATAACCTGGTGGAAAGTGAAAGCCATAGCTGTTAAAATGTTTGATGGATGATTCTCCTAACAGGACATTCAAGATATGACTCACTGATGCTAATTTGTTTCAGTACAAAATTTTTTGCCCTCTGGCAGCGGAGATTTCATGGTGCTATATCTTACTACCCTGGGTGATGAAataacatttctgttttgttttttgttttttgtttttttgccaacttcagaaaaaggaaagcttGGGCAGGGTTAAAAAAGCCTTAAAGTTGAAAGAGATGGGAGATAAAATTAAAGCATTGGTTTGATGATACCAGTCAAATAAAAGTCTACccagaagttctttatattttttttttttgttctttttttttttttttttaaatcacttaacTGAAGGCAGGCCATGGTTGTTATTTtactctgtctctccctcagaGAACAAGTTGGGAAAACCCAGTTCCCCTCTTAGAAGGCTTCATGTAGAAGTGTGGGGATCCTAGGAATCCTCAGAGAGTGATTCCCGTAGTGGTCGAGGCATTCTACAGCATTTCACCCAAGAAGCAGGGACCTGGTGTGACCCTCGTGTGAGAGTGAGCTTCAGCAATGCTGTAAAAATACTTTATGTTGCCACAGACATCTGAATTGGTAAAATGGCAGTAAGTGCTTTTAGTACTCCATCGAACTAATGGTTGTTTAGAATTGAAAAATGCCTCTAAACACTATAAGTCTGAACTTTGTCCAGAAGATTTGCATTCCCTATTATCTGATCTGTTAGCCTTTGAAATTGTATATCTTGAACTTTATCTTCAGCTATTAACTGTTTGTATACTGTATGGAAACTTGGGTATCCACAGCCAGGTTGGAAAGGGGATAAGATTTGCATCCAAATTCTGTAAAGTTTCCACTAATGTCTCATGGGCAGACACTGACATTTACAAGAGCtccagaaattaaattaaaagtggACTATAATTCGGTATGATCCCTAAGTCCAGAAAGATACTCAACAGGTCAGCACATAATTTCTGTGAGTACTTCCAGGACTCAAATGGGATTCAACCAAAATTATTAAATTGGAACTGGTAACTCTGAATACCACACCTCCTAATGACTTGGGGGAGACTTGGTTCCAGGCTTAGCTGTTGTGCTGCCATCAAGTAAAAATGGAGCTATGTGTGGTAGATATTTCTATCCATTAGGGGAGAAGAAGctctgtgtgaatgtgtgtgtctgtctccttgTTTTCCTCTTAATCAAGTTAACTGTAGGACTTGTGATTATAGAGTAAGAAGGCTAAATAAGTGACTAGAATGTCTAAGATAATGGGATGGGCCCCTCCTAGGATGTTGTATACTTAAAGTATTTGGAACTCTTACCGCTAAGTGCATGTATCCTTTGAGGATTACAAAACTCAAGCATAGGGGCTTGGGCTCACTGTccaaaaagtttcaaaaaataacGTTGATAAAGTACAACGTACCAGGAAGAACTATTTCAGGAATGTTTCCcatcattttctaaatgtttatcagaatggagaattttgaaagaataaaaaccaagagAGTAACTAACTATTCATAAATACCAAGAACCTGATCACAAACCTGACGATGAAATTTTGGTTGCAGTGCAGCTAAGGAAAATTTCCAGTGTCCAACTCTAGAGTGGAGAAGCACATCATAACAGCAAATGTTTAATACTTTAACAAAATGTATAAGTGCTGGAAGAGgatgaaaatgaaaggaattttaattatatttagtttgttttttctcGCTAGTCTGTCTTAGAGAGTGTAGGGTTTGTTGTTAAAGGATGCAGATTTCTAGTGTAGGATCAAATGAACTGAGAGACAACTGACCAGTGTTTTGCTGTAGGCTATACCTTCACAGATGCCTTCCAGGCTGATTAATAGCAAGTTTCATTTCAATCAGATCTTTTagtaggaaaattaaaaagtaaacttttaaagaagttttaaagaaaactttaaaagtaaaCTTAACAAATAGTGCAAGTATTCAGAGAGCTAGCTAGCATCCTTTTTATCACTTAGCAACAGCCTCCTTCCTCAGTCACTAAGTTCTGTGATGGGAGacattgcctttcttttcctaggtaaaatagacaaatagatgattatgtgtatatatgtatatgtgtgtgagtgtctAGCGTGTGCATTACTGCAGTAAGGTACTGGTAAATACTTAAGTCTGGAGTGTAATTCTTTTGACAAGTTATTTAAACTTGGTTTCAGCACTGACAGACTATGCAAACTGATTTCATCAGCtggtgtgtctcttatgaaccaGAGTGGTGTGTAGTCAGCTGTTTGAAAGCAAGATCACTGTCAGCAACTTAGTCGTAAAAGTTTTGTGTCTGCACAGtgatttttaatgctttgttttGGGAACTCTGAGGGTAACTAGGTGGTTGCTGGATCTCTGCTGCAGGGAGTAGCTTACAGGCTCTTtgtttcttctggtctctgttgtCTGGAGCATGTTGAATTTTGAAGGCCATTGTGCGAGGCTGAGTTTCTGAAGTGTAAATGTTTGGTTTTAGGCCCATGAAGCCTCCCATCACCAACAGCAGGCAGCACAGAACAGCTTGCTGCCCCTCCTGAGCTCTGCTGTGGAGCCCCCTGATCAGAAACCATTGCTTCCAATACCAATAACTCAGAAACCTCAAGCAGCACCAGAAACATTAAAGGATGCCATtgggattaaaaaagaaaaacccaaaacttcATTTGTGTGCACTTACTGCAGCAAAGCTTTCAGGGACAGCTATCACCTGAGGCGCCATGAGTCCTGCCACACAGGGATCAAGTTGGTGTCCCGGTCAAAGAAAACCCCCACCACGGTGGTTCCCCTCATCTCCACCATTGCTGGGGACAGCAGCAGAACTTCGTTGGTCTCGACCATTGCTGGCATCTTATCAACAGTCACTACATCTTCCTCGGGCACCAACCCCAGCAGCAGTGCCAGCACCACAGCTATGCCCGTGACCCAGTCTGTCAAGAAACCCAGTAAGCCTGTCAAGAAGAACCATGCTTGTGAGATGTGTGGGAAGGCCTTCCGAGATGTGTACCACCTCAATCGGCACAAGCTCTCCCATTCGGACGAAAAGCCCTTCGAGTGTCCTGTTTGTAATCAGCGCTTCAAGAGGAAGGACCGGATGACTTACCATGTGAGGTCTCATGAAGGAGGCATCACCAAACCCTATACTTGCAGTGTTTGTGGGAAAGGCTTCTCGAGGTACtgcattttgctttgcttttgcttttattagGTATCAGTGAatttcagttttgtctttttgtgacccAGAAGGCTTATTAATGTGAGAATAGCTGTGGGCAGGCCTGTGTTATTAGAGGAGATTGATGATAGATAAAGTATTACACTTCCAGGTCTAATTCCAGTTTGGTGTGGTTGACAAGTGGTGACATAGTGATTAGCTTAATATTTCAGTTAAGTAGTGGCCTGGTGGACTCAGGCCTTCATTTGGCACATCTGTAATTCTTATCACTGCAAAACCATTGGTTTCCAATTCAGCTGGGTGACTAGACATGAGGTTCGCTGTGTAAATCAAAGAAACTTATTTCCTGGAAGTTGGGATGACCTTGGATACTCTTAGTATAACTTTTAggactttttcccatttttctgtgGTTACTAACCTTTCActagtttcctttttaaaggcttttgAAGTTAATATAGTAGTAACTGTCTCTGGCAAGTGTTAGGACTGAAACTTtgggtattttataatttaaagaacCAAGACCTAACATGATTTGATGTTGactagaagagaaaaattaacagGTAAAGGACTAAAAACTTTTGTTTATGGTAACAGAGGTAAGGAGGCTtgcactggggggagggggagttgATAGTTCTGCTAGCTTTCTTTAAAATGCCCTCCACCCAAAGCTGCCAAGCATGTAAACATCACAGTGAGTAGCATTTCTCAATGTGTGTTCCATTACATCTTCTGTTGAAACTCTCTCTTTCACAGGCCTGACCACTTAAGCTGTCACGTAAAACATGTCCATTCAACAGAAAGACCCTTCAAATGCCAAGTAAGAGTTAAAATGACTTATCCTTAGTGTAGCACTTAATGCACAATATCCAGAAGGTCTGAGCCAATCAAATCTCACCGTTCTTGAATAGTCTTAAAATCACTGACTTGAGTAAATGTGGTCCATTTGAATTCTGGTTTTATACAATATAAATGACAGCTTCTATTTCTGTGAGGcaagagcatttaaaaatgtaaatgtgttgTTTTCGTTAAGCTGCATTTCCCTTTCCTTAGGCAACAGTATTtatcttacaagaaaaaaatgtatagtctTGCAAAGGTCattatgtatttgaaatgaataaatgaatgaaatgcttTAAGTTATTTTCTGGGTGGATGATTTTTAAccgtaaaagaagaaaataggaatttTCTCCCAAGTGGAGAAAAATTTTTGGATGTTTGTCTGTCAAATTGGAGCCTTTTCTAGTTGTTTGAAAATCTGTTGATTTTATTTGGCCTAAGTTGTGATAATGAAAAGGTTAAGAATCTTGCTAAATCCAATGACTTTTTTTAGACATCAGTAATTTTAGTTTGTTGCTGGAAGTCTTTCTGTGCTCCTTTCAGTTAAATGTGTTAACAACTGACTTTATTGAGTAAATGATTTGAATCCTAAGAAAAATCCAATCCGAGGAAGGAAGCTAGTATCATTTGAGCAAGTGCCTGCTATGTGGGAGGCCTTGGGCCAGGCTCTTAATCTCACCAGTAATTTTGTGAGGTAGGTATTACCCtccttttacagatggagaaacaaatGCAGATAGGTTAATTTGCTT
This window harbors:
- the VEZF1 gene encoding vascular endothelial zinc finger 1 isoform X1; translated protein: MEANWTAFLFQAHEASHHQQQAAQNSLLPLLSSAVEPPDQKPLLPIPITQKPQAAPETLKDAIGIKKEKPKTSFVCTYCSKAFRDSYHLRRHESCHTGIKLVSRSKKTPTTVVPLISTIAGDSSRTSLVSTIAGILSTVTTSSSGTNPSSSASTTAMPVTQSVKKPSKPVKKNHACEMCGKAFRDVYHLNRHKLSHSDEKPFECPVCNQRFKRKDRMTYHVRSHEGGITKPYTCSVCGKGFSRPDHLSCHVKHVHSTERPFKCQFSSLMQTCTAAFATKDRLRTHMVRHEGKVSCNICGKLLSAAYITSHLKTHGQSQSINCNTCKQGISKTCMSEETSSQKQQQQQQQQQQQHVTSWPGKQVETLRLWEEAVKARKKEAANLCQTSTAATTPVTLTTPFNITSSVSSGTMSNPVTVAAAMSMRSPVNVSSAVNITSPMNIGHPVTITSPLSMTSPLTLTTPVNLPTPVTAPVNIAHPVTITSPMNLPTPMTLAAPLNIAMRPVESMPFLPQALPTSPPW
- the VEZF1 gene encoding vascular endothelial zinc finger 1 isoform X2, with translation MEANWTAFLFQAHEASHHQQQAAQNSLLPLLSSAVEPPDQKPLLPIPITQKPQAAPETLKDAIGIKKEKPKTSFVCTYCSKAFRDSYHLRRHESCHTGIKLVSRSKKTPTTVVPLISTIAGDSSRTSLVSTIAGILSTVTTSSSGTNPSSSASTTAMPVTQSVKKPSKPVKKNHACEMCGKAFRDVYHLNRHKLSHSDEKPFECPVCNQRFKRKDRMTYHVRSHEGGITKPYTCSVCGKGFSRPDHLSCHVKHVHSTERPFKCQTCTAAFATKDRLRTHMVRHEGKVSCNICGKLLSAAYITSHLKTHGQSQSINCNTCKQGISKTCMSEETSSQKQQQQQQQQQQQHVTSWPGKQVETLRLWEEAVKARKKEAANLCQTSTAATTPVTLTTPFNITSSVSSGTMSNPVTVAAAMSMRSPVNVSSAVNITSPMNIGHPVTITSPLSMTSPLTLTTPVNLPTPVTAPVNIAHPVTITSPMNLPTPMTLAAPLNIAMRPVESMPFLPQALPTSPPW